The Scyliorhinus torazame isolate Kashiwa2021f chromosome 10, sScyTor2.1, whole genome shotgun sequence genome contains a region encoding:
- the b3gnt9 gene encoding UDP-GlcNAc:betaGal beta-1,3-N-acetylglucosaminyltransferase 9, which produces MRLRRKGDLICTFLLLTAFCILLYIQMHFESPRLNKQVNQRESGTERSIMESTKAESQLDFTISTTKLERNCQPGQELENAQVKTSPIPDLLPWNYRQYLWQKDCREFNQIINQKEKCRKIHGEQLLLISIKSMVEEFERREVARKTWAQEGRVHNLQVRRLFLLGVPANQSSVASWSRLLEHESQIYQDILLWDFQDTFFNLTLKEIHFLKWFDQFCPDAEFVFKGDDDVFVNVENIADFLADSDPKDDLFVGHIIYQALPIRSNKSKYYIPEMMYGPGIYPVYAGGGGFLMSGHTAKRLYHASKEVDLFPIDDVFLGMCLLRIGLEPLTHEGFRTFGIVRPSAAPHMQMFDPCFYKELMVVHSLKVPEIWLMWSLLHDPKLNCARKGSMKRLFRWRVKRKTTPASIKKRRH; this is translated from the coding sequence ATGAGACTGCGACGGAAAGGAGATCTCATCTGCACGTTCCTCCTGCTAACAGCATTTTGTATTTTGCTTTACATCCAAATGCACTTTGAAAGTCCACGGCTAAACAAACAGGTGAACCAAAGGGAATCAGGAACTGAGAGATCCATTATGGAAAGCACAAAGGCAGAGTCTCAGCTGGACttcaccatcagcacaacaaagttAGAACGCAACTGTCAGCCTGGGCAAGAGCTGGAGAATGCCCAGGTGAAAACATCTCCAATCCCAGACCTTTTACCCTGGAACTACCGCCAGTACCTCTGGCAGAAGGACTGTCGGGAATTCAATCAGATCATTAACCAGAAGGAAAAGTGTCGGAAGATCCACGGGGAACAATTGCTGTTGATCTCCATCAAGTCCATGGTGGAGGAGTTTGAAAGGCGAGAAGTGGCTCGGAAGACCTGGGCCCAAGAAGGTCGTGTCCACAACCTGCAGGTCCGCAGACTCTTCCTCCTGGGAGTTCCGGCCAACCAAAGTTCTGTGGCTTCATGGAGCCGCCTGTTGGAACACGAGAGTCAGATCTACCAGGACATCCTGCTGTGGGATTTCCAAGACACCTTCTTCAACCTCACACTCAAGGAGATCCACTTTCTGAAATGGTTTGACCAGTTCTGCCCTGATGCAGAGTTTGTGTTCAAAGGAGATGATGATGTCTTTGTAAACGTGGAGAATATTGCTGATTTCTTGGCAGACTCTGATCCCAAGGACGATCTATTTGTCGGACATATTATTTATCAAGCGCTCCCCATCAGATCCAACAAGAGTAAATATTACATACCCGAGATGATGTATGGCCCAGGGATTTACCCTGTCTATGCAGGAGGTGGAGGTTTCCTCATGTCTGGACACACAGCAAAGAGGCTGTACCACGCCAGCAAAGAGGTGGATCTCTTCCCAATTGATGATGTCTTTTTGGGGATGTGCTTGCTGCGGATTGGCCTCGAACCCTTAACTCATGAAGGATTCAGAACATTCGGCATCGTCCGACCCTCTGCGGCTCCTCACATGCAAATGTTTGACCCATGcttctacaaggagctgatggtgGTCCATAGTCTTAAAGTGCCTGAAATCTGGTTGATGTGGTCACTTCTCCATGACCCTAAGCTGAACTGTGCTCGCAAAGGGTCAATGAAGCGTCTGTTCCGTTGGCGGGTCAAACGAAAGACCACACCCGCCTCTATAAAGAAGCGAAGACACTGA